Proteins from a single region of Terriglobales bacterium:
- the bcp gene encoding thioredoxin-dependent thiol peroxidase encodes MEANEKAPDFSLPDQNGEQVSLKDFRGKTVVLFFFPKADTPGUTIEACGFRDAYKKLQKTGAVILGISADPPARQKKFEEKYDLPYTLLSDVDKKVGDAFGVIKEKNMYGNKVMGIERTTFIIGPDGKIVRVFPKVKAEGHAAEVLEALKGPA; translated from the coding sequence ATGGAAGCCAATGAGAAAGCGCCTGATTTCAGTTTACCTGACCAAAATGGCGAGCAGGTATCGCTGAAGGATTTTCGTGGCAAAACTGTAGTGCTGTTCTTCTTTCCCAAGGCCGATACGCCCGGCTGAACCATAGAAGCGTGCGGGTTCCGCGACGCATACAAAAAGCTGCAGAAGACAGGCGCTGTCATCCTCGGCATCTCCGCAGATCCGCCTGCGCGACAGAAGAAATTTGAAGAGAAGTACGACTTGCCTTACACACTTTTGTCCGACGTGGACAAGAAGGTCGGCGACGCTTTCGGCGTGATCAAAGAGAAAAATATGTATGGCAACAAAGTGATGGGCATTGAACGCACGACATTCATTATCGGCCCTGACGGAAAGATCGTCCGTGTGTTTCCCAAGGTCAAAGCTGAGGGTCACGCGGCAGAAGTGCTGGAGGCGCTAAAGGGACCAGCTTAA